A window of Cohnella herbarum contains these coding sequences:
- a CDS encoding response regulator, with protein sequence MKIKTKLSIGFSLLLLLLVGVTSFGYIRLSQMNQSINHFYDYRFEKVKIALAVRGEINATGRIMNDITIGDQDTAEGIDAISAGLTKAGDHFKTLTDLELSPDEQDVMDGVMILAEEYTLSLGKFIDLLKSGKVNEAKKLYTDSLRDEQRQIIDSMDGLVKTQENALVEEMADSRELYDRSVQMVAILTIVGLMLGLAIVMWVFPSITKGLNLLERMADRFGKGRLRGFARFEIKSQDELGQLAQVFKIIALDLQVKNEREAMLSAIQQRQARMNAQIAKVTEFMQEGTNARLVAQSFISEFAPVLGASYGLVYLTDPTNGIDQLELSGSYAILIEGTEEGIVAAPLTIRPGEGLTGQCYRDAQPIVLEGVPEGYVKVGSGLGSTDPKAIAIQPILYENNVIGVIELASITGFNSEQKELLNSLSDKLGTILNNIHSRSRVEELLRESQAMTEELQVQSEELVCQQEELRETNDKLEQQQKDLKKSEQRLQQQQEQLEEANKELTVKKLALEQQIDRVEMQNRQIAEVNSELERQALQLALTSKYKSEFLANMSHELRTPLNSLLILSEFLVENNEKNLTEQQREYMKTIHLSGNDLLKMIDEILDLSKVDAGKMEVHAEWTVLGDLSLFLNDLFTPLASSKMLSLTLDNADDIPGAIWTDGHRLKQILRNLLSNAIKFTDSGSVSFTIRRPNDRELKPDRMEAETRYIALSVTDTGIGIPRDKHELVFEAFRQADGTTSRKYGGTGLGLTISKELAHLLGGWIYMESEPGKGSTFTLVIPEQHSFEDYFDEPHSSELTAATSELIFDAETELRPEDERSGLSEAIQDSFIAEESESPEDNRNRINKLPDRESTFKNKKILLVDDDVRNVFTLSSVLEHRNMRVVTAENGREALNVLERDSDIDLVLMDIMMPVMDGYETMRRIRASEAWNKLPIIALTAKAMKDDRNKCIEAGASDYITKPVNTDQLLSLMRVWLHR encoded by the coding sequence ATGAAAATTAAGACGAAGCTAAGCATCGGATTCTCGCTGCTGCTGCTCCTCTTAGTCGGCGTCACCTCGTTCGGCTATATTCGGTTAAGCCAAATGAATCAATCCATTAACCATTTTTACGATTATCGTTTCGAGAAGGTTAAGATAGCGCTCGCCGTCCGAGGAGAAATCAATGCCACGGGTCGTATCATGAACGACATTACGATCGGCGATCAAGATACCGCGGAAGGTATCGATGCGATATCGGCCGGGCTAACGAAGGCGGGAGATCACTTTAAGACATTAACCGATCTTGAACTTTCGCCTGACGAACAAGACGTGATGGACGGAGTCATGATACTGGCCGAGGAGTATACCCTCTCGCTCGGGAAATTCATCGATCTCTTAAAATCGGGCAAAGTGAATGAAGCCAAGAAGCTCTATACCGATAGTCTTCGCGACGAGCAAAGACAGATCATCGATTCGATGGACGGTTTAGTGAAAACGCAGGAAAACGCCTTAGTAGAGGAAATGGCGGACTCCCGGGAGTTGTACGACCGTTCGGTGCAGATGGTTGCCATTCTCACGATCGTTGGCTTGATGTTAGGCTTGGCAATCGTGATGTGGGTATTCCCGAGCATAACGAAAGGATTAAATTTACTTGAACGAATGGCCGACCGTTTCGGTAAAGGACGCCTTCGCGGATTTGCCCGCTTCGAAATTAAGTCGCAAGACGAGCTCGGTCAATTGGCTCAAGTATTCAAGATCATCGCGCTCGACCTTCAAGTAAAGAACGAACGGGAAGCGATGTTATCCGCCATTCAGCAAAGACAAGCAAGAATGAACGCCCAAATTGCCAAAGTGACGGAATTCATGCAGGAGGGAACGAATGCAAGACTTGTCGCCCAGTCTTTCATCTCGGAGTTCGCCCCCGTGTTGGGCGCTTCTTACGGGCTCGTCTATTTAACGGATCCTACCAACGGTATCGATCAATTGGAGCTCTCGGGTTCTTATGCGATCTTAATCGAAGGGACGGAAGAGGGGATTGTCGCCGCACCGTTAACCATTCGACCGGGAGAAGGCTTAACGGGTCAATGTTATCGGGATGCCCAACCGATCGTGTTGGAGGGAGTTCCGGAAGGTTACGTTAAAGTCGGTTCCGGTCTCGGTTCTACGGATCCTAAAGCGATCGCCATCCAACCTATCCTATACGAGAATAACGTGATAGGGGTTATCGAGCTGGCGTCGATCACGGGATTTAATTCGGAGCAGAAGGAACTGTTGAACTCGCTCAGCGACAAGCTGGGAACGATTCTTAACAACATCCATTCCCGTTCCAGGGTGGAGGAGTTGCTAAGGGAATCCCAGGCGATGACGGAGGAACTGCAAGTTCAGTCCGAAGAGCTGGTTTGTCAGCAGGAGGAACTGAGAGAAACGAACGACAAGTTGGAGCAACAGCAAAAAGATTTGAAGAAATCGGAGCAACGCCTTCAACAACAGCAGGAACAATTGGAGGAAGCGAATAAGGAACTTACGGTGAAGAAGCTAGCCTTGGAGCAACAGATCGATCGTGTCGAAATGCAGAACCGGCAAATCGCCGAAGTCAATTCCGAGCTTGAACGCCAAGCGCTTCAACTGGCTTTGACCAGCAAATATAAATCCGAATTTCTCGCGAATATGTCCCACGAGTTAAGAACGCCGCTTAACAGCTTGTTGATCTTGTCGGAATTTCTCGTGGAGAACAATGAGAAGAATTTAACCGAGCAGCAGAGGGAATATATGAAGACGATTCATCTTTCGGGCAATGATTTGCTGAAAATGATCGACGAGATACTGGACCTGTCCAAGGTCGATGCCGGGAAAATGGAAGTCCATGCGGAGTGGACGGTGCTTGGCGATCTCTCGCTATTCCTGAACGATCTATTTACGCCGCTCGCTTCATCGAAGATGTTATCGCTGACGCTGGATAACGCCGACGATATTCCGGGCGCGATCTGGACGGACGGCCATCGTTTGAAGCAGATTTTACGTAACCTATTGTCCAATGCGATTAAATTTACGGACTCGGGATCCGTTTCGTTTACGATAAGGAGGCCGAATGATCGGGAATTGAAACCGGACAGGATGGAAGCGGAGACGCGGTACATCGCCTTATCCGTTACCGATACCGGGATCGGGATTCCTCGGGACAAGCACGAGCTCGTATTCGAAGCTTTCCGTCAAGCGGACGGCACGACAAGCCGGAAATACGGGGGGACCGGACTGGGACTCACGATCAGCAAGGAACTGGCCCACTTGCTCGGAGGATGGATTTACATGGAGAGCGAGCCGGGCAAAGGCAGTACTTTCACTCTCGTAATACCGGAACAGCATTCCTTCGAGGATTATTTCGACGAGCCGCATTCTTCCGAGTTGACAGCCGCAACCTCGGAACTGATCTTCGACGCGGAAACGGAGCTTAGACCGGAAGATGAGCGATCCGGCTTGTCCGAGGCAATCCAAGATTCGTTTATTGCCGAGGAGTCCGAGTCGCCTGAAGACAATCGGAATCGTATAAACAAACTTCCCGATCGGGAATCGACATTCAAGAACAAGAAAATCCTGCTAGTAGACGATGACGTCCGTAACGTGTTCACGCTGTCCAGCGTGCTGGAACATCGGAACATGCGGGTCGTTACTGCCGAGAATGGCCGCGAAGCCCTGAACGTTCTGGAACGGGATTCCGATATCGATCTCGTTCTGATGGATATTATGATGCCGGTCATGGACGGTTATGAAACGATGAGAAGGATACGGGCAAGCGAGGCTTGGAACAAGCTCCCGATCATCGCCTTGACGGCCAAAGCTATGAAGGATGACCGCAATAAGTGCATTGAAGCCGGCGCGTCCGACTATATCACAAAACCGGTTAATACGGATCAACTTCTATCCCTGATGAGAGTGTGGTTGCATCGATGA
- a CDS encoding DUF948 domain-containing protein: MDNNDIMTWSIAIAAVAFVVLCGFLISLLRTAQSSLVTAQSAMQEVKETVEGLQGEVKKLAESVNDVAEDIRGKLQSTDPLFDAVQDVGMLLSEVTGTAREATKGLAHSIRKQAASIEEGDVVTPSWLRWAKLGSRIALSIHKGWKQQREQSYSLGKEEI, encoded by the coding sequence TTGGATAACAACGATATTATGACTTGGAGTATCGCGATCGCCGCGGTGGCGTTTGTCGTCTTGTGCGGTTTTCTCATCTCTCTATTAAGGACTGCGCAAAGTTCGCTCGTTACCGCGCAATCCGCCATGCAGGAAGTGAAGGAAACCGTCGAAGGTTTGCAAGGCGAGGTGAAGAAATTAGCGGAAAGCGTCAACGATGTTGCGGAAGATATTAGAGGGAAGCTTCAGTCTACGGATCCTTTGTTCGACGCCGTTCAGGATGTGGGAATGCTGCTAAGCGAAGTAACGGGAACGGCGCGAGAGGCAACGAAAGGTTTAGCGCATTCGATTCGCAAACAGGCGGCTTCCATTGAAGAAGGCGACGTTGTTACTCCGTCATGGCTACGGTGGGCAAAGTTAGGTTCGCGAATTGCATTGAGTATTCATAAAGGATGGAAACAGCAAAGGGAGCAATCCTATTCCCTCGGGAAGGAGGAAATCTAA
- a CDS encoding RluA family pseudouridine synthase: MEIRLPDNLIGAPMSIISRVLPLPPKMISKLLQTKGCLLQGPNLRLHLFPRENRDFPSDWMELNILYEDEFTLIVNKPAGIEVHPSEKGQRKTLAHAVAAYYEMSGQDVRIRHVHRIDKDTTGPVLYAKNEFAHYQYDKAMREKTIERIYVALAEGYVEGNKGKIDKPIGQDRHHSTRRRVSDTGDPAVTHFEVMERLADHSLVRLRLETGRTHQIRVHLSSINHPLAGDGMYGGSRGVISRQALHGERLIWNHPWTGEKQQVTAPLPDDFNQALNKLRGH, translated from the coding sequence ATGGAAATCCGTTTACCTGACAACCTGATCGGTGCTCCAATGTCGATCATAAGCCGGGTGCTACCGCTGCCTCCTAAGATGATATCCAAATTACTGCAAACGAAAGGCTGTCTTTTACAGGGGCCGAATTTGAGACTTCATTTGTTCCCAAGGGAAAATCGGGATTTTCCTTCCGACTGGATGGAGCTTAATATTTTATATGAGGATGAGTTTACTCTAATCGTCAATAAACCGGCAGGCATCGAGGTACATCCGAGCGAGAAAGGGCAACGAAAGACTCTTGCCCACGCCGTTGCTGCCTACTACGAGATGTCCGGCCAAGACGTAAGAATCCGTCATGTTCATCGGATAGACAAGGATACGACGGGGCCGGTATTATACGCCAAGAACGAGTTTGCTCACTATCAATACGATAAGGCGATGCGCGAGAAAACCATCGAACGCATCTACGTCGCGCTGGCCGAAGGTTACGTAGAAGGTAACAAAGGCAAGATCGACAAACCGATCGGACAGGACCGCCATCACTCCACGCGTCGCCGAGTTAGCGACACTGGAGATCCGGCGGTAACCCATTTCGAGGTGATGGAGCGTTTGGCGGATCATTCGCTTGTCCGACTCCGATTAGAAACGGGACGTACGCATCAAATCAGGGTTCATCTTTCGTCGATCAATCATCCGCTTGCGGGAGACGGAATGTATGGAGGATCCCGCGGCGTGATTTCCCGACAAGCCTTGCACGGCGAGCGACTCATTTGGAATCATCCATGGACGGGCGAGAAGCAGCAAGTTACCGCGCCTTTGCCCGACGATTTTAATCAAGCGCTGAATAAGCTGCGCGGCCATTAA
- a CDS encoding fused response regulator/phosphatase, which translates to MTVLIVDDNAMNVMVIQEMLKRAGYDDFRVAYSAGEMFELLTNVSNGNDVETPRVDLILLDLMMPVMDGIEACRILQSNPLYKDIPVIIVTAIGDSRKLAEALDAGAIDFVTKPINKTELLARMRSALKLKRELDWHKERDSRMRQELLLARQVQESVLPDQVDTSDVRIKAYFQASEALAGDLYAWHRISDKRWAIAVIDAMGHGISSSLVSMFIASILKESMRTHYSPERVLTELNRRLMGLQWENELIHYFCTGIYVTIDLELGELEYANAGHPSGFVYRAHDRKPEKLFVSSAPMGLFEKIDIVTRKVALSSGDRLYLFTDGILGPFHGDDEAQLEQLATFLHQNGENDYNLEQLISAKPFDGRSDDRCLVKVEVRTGGVRHEN; encoded by the coding sequence ATGACCGTATTGATCGTCGACGACAATGCCATGAACGTAATGGTAATACAGGAAATGCTGAAGAGGGCGGGATACGACGACTTTCGCGTCGCTTATTCCGCCGGAGAAATGTTCGAATTGCTGACCAACGTCAGCAATGGGAACGATGTAGAGACGCCGCGGGTCGATTTGATTTTGCTGGATTTAATGATGCCCGTTATGGATGGGATCGAAGCCTGCAGAATATTGCAGAGTAATCCTCTCTATAAAGACATTCCGGTCATTATCGTCACCGCTATCGGAGATTCAAGAAAGCTTGCGGAAGCTCTAGACGCGGGAGCAATCGATTTCGTCACGAAACCGATTAATAAAACCGAGCTGCTGGCGAGAATGCGTTCCGCGCTTAAGTTAAAGCGAGAGCTTGATTGGCATAAGGAACGGGATTCCAGAATGCGGCAGGAGCTATTGCTTGCCCGTCAGGTCCAAGAATCCGTGCTGCCGGATCAAGTGGATACTTCCGACGTACGGATCAAAGCTTATTTTCAAGCTTCGGAAGCTTTGGCGGGCGATCTGTACGCATGGCACAGAATTAGCGACAAACGTTGGGCAATCGCGGTGATCGATGCGATGGGGCATGGGATATCTTCCTCGCTCGTCAGCATGTTTATCGCGTCGATACTGAAAGAATCCATGCGGACGCATTATTCTCCGGAGAGGGTATTAACCGAGCTTAATCGGCGGTTAATGGGACTCCAGTGGGAAAACGAGCTCATTCATTATTTCTGCACCGGGATCTACGTAACGATTGATCTGGAACTAGGCGAACTCGAATATGCCAATGCAGGCCATCCGTCCGGTTTCGTTTACCGCGCGCACGATCGAAAGCCGGAGAAGTTATTCGTCAGCTCCGCTCCGATGGGTTTGTTCGAAAAGATAGATATCGTAACCCGCAAAGTCGCTCTATCGTCCGGGGATCGTCTCTATTTGTTTACGGACGGGATATTAGGTCCTTTTCACGGAGATGACGAGGCGCAGTTGGAACAATTGGCGACATTTCTCCATCAGAATGGCGAAAACGATTATAACTTGGAGCAGCTCATCTCCGCCAAGCCGTTTGACGGTCGATCGGATGATCGCTGTCTCGTTAAAGTAGAGGTAAGGACGGGGGGAGTGCGGCATGAAAATTAA
- a CDS encoding DUF1328 domain-containing protein, with translation MLHWALIFFIVAIVAAIFGFGGIVSAAAGIAKILFFIFLILFIVSLFTGRRNRV, from the coding sequence ATGTTACATTGGGCTTTGATCTTTTTTATAGTTGCTATCGTGGCGGCGATCTTCGGTTTCGGAGGAATAGTCAGCGCAGCCGCGGGAATCGCGAAAATATTGTTCTTCATCTTCTTGATTTTGTTTATCGTCTCCCTGTTTACGGGGCGCAGAAACCGAGTCTAA
- a CDS encoding general stress protein: protein MKAYAKLVNNGLEAFDVVNELHRQGYMEKDIYVLAHEADQTNRLADATDSNKVGLAEEGMFETVANLFRNRGDALRNKIESMGFDSYEASVYEAELDKGKVLVMARH from the coding sequence ATGAAAGCATACGCTAAGCTCGTAAACAATGGACTGGAAGCATTTGACGTCGTGAACGAACTTCATCGCCAAGGGTACATGGAGAAAGATATCTACGTATTGGCGCATGAAGCGGATCAAACGAACCGATTGGCGGATGCCACGGATTCGAATAAGGTCGGTTTAGCCGAAGAGGGCATGTTCGAGACGGTGGCGAATTTGTTCCGGAACCGCGGAGACGCGCTTCGCAATAAGATTGAATCGATGGGATTCGACTCCTACGAGGCAAGCGTGTACGAAGCGGAATTGGATAAGGGCAAAGTTCTGGTCATGGCCCGTCATTAA
- a CDS encoding glycosyltransferase family 4 protein — MNNRLPQIAYVSTYIPKKCGLATYTHHLREAINHAKGNRPLDPVVTMCNSEEIADYREPWMFPLVKQEQDEYRRVADAINQSNVDVVSLQHEFGIFGGEAGSHVLDFLRRVKKPVVTTFHTVFENPVAPYANLQKEIAQWSDHLLVMNRKASGYLQANFDISPEKITFIPHGTPVPNRANRLYARQEAGWVNRKVLFTFGLLGRSKGIELILRAMASAVHAVPELLYVIAGQTHPEVRKHEGENYREELISLIKELGLEHHVQWINRYVPEDQLTDLISACDLYVTPYPGMGQITSGTLAYAAGLGRPILSTPYEYAKDLVQGYGEMLLPFGDVEAWSSKLIEVFTYPGRLENWERVISDIGRSMHWPHVGAQHLRLFQQVIAEQRDKIAYVG, encoded by the coding sequence ATGAACAACCGTCTTCCTCAGATCGCTTATGTGAGTACTTATATTCCCAAAAAATGCGGACTTGCCACCTACACGCACCATTTACGCGAAGCGATCAATCATGCCAAAGGAAATCGCCCGCTAGATCCGGTCGTGACCATGTGCAATTCGGAAGAAATCGCGGACTATCGGGAGCCGTGGATGTTCCCTCTCGTTAAACAAGAGCAAGACGAATATCGAAGAGTAGCCGATGCGATCAATCAAAGCAACGTGGACGTCGTTTCTCTCCAGCATGAATTCGGAATTTTCGGCGGTGAAGCCGGCTCTCATGTTCTCGACTTTCTGCGACGCGTGAAAAAACCGGTCGTGACGACCTTTCATACCGTTTTCGAAAACCCTGTTGCTCCCTATGCGAACTTGCAAAAAGAAATCGCGCAATGGAGCGATCATCTTCTCGTCATGAACCGCAAAGCAAGCGGCTATTTACAGGCTAACTTCGATATCTCTCCCGAGAAAATCACTTTTATTCCGCATGGGACTCCCGTTCCCAACCGGGCTAACCGCTTGTACGCCAGACAAGAGGCGGGATGGGTTAATCGCAAAGTTCTGTTTACTTTCGGTCTGCTTGGACGCAGCAAAGGCATCGAATTGATTCTGCGCGCGATGGCTTCCGCCGTTCATGCCGTCCCGGAATTGCTGTACGTCATCGCCGGTCAGACTCACCCGGAAGTTCGCAAGCATGAAGGAGAAAACTATCGCGAAGAATTAATCTCGTTAATCAAGGAACTGGGATTGGAGCATCATGTGCAATGGATCAACCGGTATGTGCCGGAAGACCAACTGACGGATCTGATTTCCGCATGCGATCTGTATGTCACTCCTTATCCGGGGATGGGGCAAATTACAAGCGGAACGTTGGCTTATGCCGCGGGATTGGGAAGACCGATTCTCTCTACCCCTTACGAATATGCCAAAGATTTGGTACAAGGGTACGGAGAAATGCTCCTTCCGTTCGGCGACGTCGAAGCTTGGAGCTCCAAGCTCATCGAAGTGTTTACTTATCCCGGCAGGTTGGAAAACTGGGAACGGGTCATATCGGATATCGGGCGAAGCATGCACTGGCCTCATGTAGGGGCGCAGCATTTGCGGTTATTCCAGCAAGTGATTGCGGAACAACGGGATAAGATTGCCTATGTCGGTTAG
- a CDS encoding nucleotidyltransferase family protein, with the protein MKALFLAGGLGTRLRPLTEHLPKPMALVGNRPWLEHLLLHYKDQGILEFVIAVKHYRELIESHLGDGSKYGVRIDYSVEKELLGTAGAIKNAEHLLSERFIVVNADIIHQVDLASALRFHESHGGLATICLTEVDDPSHYGVVEQTEIGQIVRFIEKPKKEEAPSNRINAGIYIMERSALDLVPSGRSVSIEKETFPLLIENGSGVYGHPLGGYWMDMGTKERYRQLHWDLLDRRFPVGIKGKEMEDRSIWLGDNVRIGQGVLFVPPVMIGDDVTIGDRAIIGPYAVVGNGSRIGNQVRLANSILWDRCKVRAGAQLNECIFGSGMQVGPHILHEAVCNRNLEVQRR; encoded by the coding sequence ATGAAAGCATTATTTCTTGCTGGCGGTTTAGGAACCAGATTGCGCCCTTTAACGGAACATCTTCCGAAGCCGATGGCCCTGGTGGGTAATCGCCCTTGGTTAGAGCACCTTCTCCTGCATTACAAAGACCAAGGAATACTTGAATTCGTCATCGCCGTTAAACATTATCGCGAGTTAATCGAAAGCCATCTCGGGGACGGCTCCAAATACGGCGTTCGGATCGATTATTCGGTGGAGAAGGAATTGCTAGGAACGGCCGGCGCGATCAAGAACGCGGAGCATCTGTTATCCGAGCGATTTATCGTTGTCAACGCGGATATTATCCATCAGGTCGATCTGGCTTCGGCCCTTCGTTTCCATGAAAGCCATGGCGGTCTGGCAACCATCTGCCTGACGGAAGTAGACGATCCTTCGCATTACGGAGTCGTCGAGCAAACCGAAATCGGGCAAATCGTCCGTTTTATCGAAAAACCGAAAAAAGAAGAAGCACCGTCAAATCGGATCAATGCCGGCATATACATTATGGAACGGAGCGCGCTCGACTTGGTCCCTTCCGGACGATCGGTATCCATCGAGAAAGAAACGTTCCCGCTCTTGATCGAGAACGGCAGCGGAGTGTACGGTCATCCCCTCGGCGGATACTGGATGGACATGGGAACCAAAGAACGGTATCGCCAGCTTCACTGGGATCTGCTCGATCGGCGTTTCCCGGTCGGAATCAAAGGCAAAGAAATGGAGGATAGAAGCATCTGGCTAGGCGACAATGTCCGGATCGGTCAAGGCGTATTGTTCGTGCCTCCGGTGATGATCGGGGATGACGTTACGATCGGAGATCGGGCGATTATCGGGCCCTATGCCGTCGTTGGCAACGGCAGCCGTATCGGCAATCAGGTACGTTTAGCCAACTCCATCTTATGGGATCGTTGTAAAGTTCGCGCTGGAGCTCAATTGAACGAATGTATTTTCGGATCCGGCATGCAGGTTGGTCCCCATATTTTACACGAAGCCGTATGCAATCGTAACTTGGAGGTGCAACGCCGATGA
- a CDS encoding IS256 family transposase: MTTISENAYDNLLENAVKKLLQEKLELLMREEIKNYMLNEQQDQRNSRNGHYKRTFQTRYGTINELQVPRDRKGTFQTRLFQPYQRREGWLEEAIIHMYKGGMSTREVAKFIESMFGTQYSPTTISNITQTVMEDIEQWQKRPLEKRYSVIYLDGLYVKLKRNTVSSEAVYLVMGIDEKGIRQILGFYVGGQESSNVWKEVLIDLKNRGATEVLVGVFDGLPGLEEAFRAVYPQADVQHCIVHKVRSTFPKIRVNDKTEFLEDLKGVYTAFDGDVALAVFDGFKAKWSKQYPKEVKSWEEQLPTLLTFYKFPALTRPAIYTSNPIERTNKELRKRLKPMNSLTNIEAAEKIIYLQSLDYNEKWCGRAIRGFVDPDTKAAFEKMYTEKYSRQRT, encoded by the coding sequence ATGACTACTATATCCGAAAATGCGTACGACAATCTACTTGAAAATGCTGTAAAAAAGCTGTTGCAGGAGAAACTAGAACTGCTCATGCGTGAAGAAATTAAGAACTACATGCTTAACGAGCAACAGGATCAGCGAAACAGTCGTAATGGTCACTACAAGCGTACGTTCCAAACCCGTTACGGAACCATAAACGAACTCCAAGTTCCTCGCGACCGTAAAGGGACTTTTCAAACACGTTTGTTCCAACCCTACCAACGTAGGGAAGGCTGGCTGGAAGAGGCCATCATTCATATGTACAAAGGCGGAATGAGCACACGCGAAGTTGCCAAGTTCATCGAGAGCATGTTCGGTACTCAGTATTCTCCGACCACCATCAGTAACATTACTCAGACGGTTATGGAGGACATCGAACAGTGGCAGAAGCGCCCGCTAGAGAAACGCTACTCCGTTATCTATTTGGACGGCCTCTATGTTAAGCTCAAACGTAATACAGTCAGTAGCGAGGCTGTTTACTTGGTCATGGGTATCGACGAGAAAGGGATACGTCAAATTCTAGGATTTTACGTCGGTGGCCAAGAGAGTTCTAACGTTTGGAAAGAGGTCTTAATTGACTTAAAGAACCGCGGAGCAACCGAAGTACTAGTTGGCGTTTTTGACGGACTACCTGGACTTGAGGAAGCTTTTCGAGCAGTGTATCCTCAAGCCGATGTGCAGCATTGTATCGTCCATAAAGTGAGAAGTACCTTTCCAAAAATTCGAGTCAACGATAAAACCGAGTTTCTCGAAGATTTGAAGGGTGTATACACGGCATTCGATGGCGATGTAGCTTTGGCGGTCTTCGATGGGTTCAAAGCCAAATGGAGCAAGCAATATCCGAAGGAAGTGAAGTCGTGGGAGGAACAACTCCCGACGTTACTGACCTTCTACAAGTTCCCAGCACTCACACGACCTGCGATTTACACTTCGAACCCCATTGAACGGACGAACAAAGAGTTACGCAAGCGCCTGAAGCCAATGAATAGTCTAACTAACATTGAAGCAGCAGAGAAAATCATCTACCTCCAATCCCTAGACTACAATGAGAAATGGTGCGGAAGAGCAATTCGAGGCTTTGTAGACCCGGACACCAAAGCAGCATTTGAGAAGATGTACACTGAGAAATATTCAAGACAAAGGACATAA